The genomic region AGCAGATTCCACCTGAGGATGCTGTTAAATGTTTTAGCGGGGTTGTCATGTGGGGTGTACCTCTTGCAAGCGCGGGTTATACGACCAAGGATTTTGACTATATTATGAACAATGGATTCGACAATATCTATGATGATATTCAGAAAAGGATTGAGGAAGCGGAGGATAAATTATCCGGGATACCAGGGCCAGATATTCTTCCATTATATGATCGACTTCCTAACTGGGAAGCAATGCAGATAGTACTAGAATCGGCTGTTAAATACGCTAAGCGTTATGCTAGATTAGCAAGAATAATAGCGGAGAACTTCGAGACTGATAGCAAACGCAAGGAAGAGTTGTTAAGGATAGCAGAGACCTGTGAACAGGTTCCAGCTAAACCCCCGAGAAATCTACAGGAATCCTTTCAATTTGATCACTTTGTGCAGATGTGTGTAAGATTTGAAGCAATAGAGGGCGCTTGGCCTCATAGACCTGATTATTATCATTGGCCTTATTATGACAAGGATGTGAATATAGAGAAAAAGCTTTCTAAGGAAGAGGCTATTGAGCTTATTGGAGAGTTTATGATACGTTGCTCAGAGACTGGCTTTATCGCTCCAAGTTTTGGACAGGAGGGTGTTCAGGGGATACCAGGAACTTGGGTATGGACAATTGGTGGTGTGAAGCCGAATGGTGCTGATGCCTGTAATGATTTAACCACGGCCTTTCTTCAGGCTGCAAGGTTAGTTCGTGTTTCCAATCCCACTTTCGGCTTCAGATGGCATCCAAAGGTGAAGGATGAGATTATGCGTGAGGTGTTTGAATGTATACGGCAAGGATTAGGATATCCGAGCATTCGTAATGATCCGGTCTTGATCGCCAATAGCATGCACTGGCACGGCCATCCAATTGAGGAGGCTAGACTTTGGGTGCATCAGGCATGTATGTCTCCATGTCCTCCTACAAAGCATGGATGCCAGCCCTTTCGCATGGCCAATACAACATTAAACACTTCGAAGATGATAGAGTATGCTCTTCATGATGGATATGATCATGTGCTTGAGATGCAGATGGGGCCTCAAACGGGGGATGCAAGGGAGTTCTCTGATTTTGAGCAGTTGTACGAGGCATGGAAGAGTCAGATGGAGTGGATGATGAATATTGCGGTTCGGGTTGTAAACTACGGACGTATGCAGGGAGCTAAGAATTTTGGTCGCCCAATGCTCTCTGCAATTTATGAAAGATCAGTAGAGAGCGGGATTGATGCGTTAGATCCTTCAGGAGAGAGAGGGAATTCATGGGTGACCTTTTTTACTTGGGTTGAAAATGTTGATAGTTTGGCAGCGGTAAAGAGATTGGTCTTTGACGAAAAGAAGTATACTATGAGGGCGTTGATAGATGCATTGGAGAATAATTGGGATGGCAAGGAGGAGATGAGGCTTGATTTTGTCAAGAATGCGCCAAAGTGGGGAAATGATGACGATTATGTGGATGAAATAATGGTGCGGTGTTTAAGGGATATTGCGAAGCATTCCCATGTCTTGAAAGATCCATGCGGCAACACATGGCCGGTATTGCCTGAAAATGTTAGCGGCAATATACATTTCTCTAACATGGTGCATGCGCTGCCCAATGGCAGGAGGTTGGGTGATGCGTTGTATGATGGAGGCATTTCTCCAGGACCTGGCCTTGACAAGAAGGGGCCAACAGCCATATTAAAGTCTTGCGGGAAGATTGATCATATTAGCGATGGGAGGGCATTCCTGTTAAATCAACGCCTTTCTCCAACACAGTTAGCCGGAGAGAAAGGAT from Spirochaetota bacterium harbors:
- a CDS encoding pyruvate formate lyase family protein, whose protein sequence is MQNENVSISSASNKSIGELEKDREWWWVAERKRTKRLDYLRKAIWKKGAIGGVYSPGLKLDIEKPYLSTEAWRENEDDPIMLRRAKALANVLENITIFITDHAQIVGYLGSLPNNQLWNQEVASMFNEQYYNTKGSIPEPVDESLKVMAQINNYWVGRTELDKVIKQIPPEDAVKCFSGVVMWGVPLASAGYTTKDFDYIMNNGFDNIYDDIQKRIEEAEDKLSGIPGPDILPLYDRLPNWEAMQIVLESAVKYAKRYARLARIIAENFETDSKRKEELLRIAETCEQVPAKPPRNLQESFQFDHFVQMCVRFEAIEGAWPHRPDYYHWPYYDKDVNIEKKLSKEEAIELIGEFMIRCSETGFIAPSFGQEGVQGIPGTWVWTIGGVKPNGADACNDLTTAFLQAARLVRVSNPTFGFRWHPKVKDEIMREVFECIRQGLGYPSIRNDPVLIANSMHWHGHPIEEARLWVHQACMSPCPPTKHGCQPFRMANTTLNTSKMIEYALHDGYDHVLEMQMGPQTGDAREFSDFEQLYEAWKSQMEWMMNIAVRVVNYGRMQGAKNFGRPMLSAIYERSVESGIDALDPSGERGNSWVTFFTWVENVDSLAAVKRLVFDEKKYTMRALIDALENNWDGKEEMRLDFVKNAPKWGNDDDYVDEIMVRCLRDIAKHSHVLKDPCGNTWPVLPENVSGNIHFSNMVHALPNGRRLGDALYDGGISPGPGLDKKGPTAILKSCGKIDHISDGRAFLLNQRLSPTQLAGEKGYQLWKSYMKTWADLGLDHVQFNMVDDATLRAAQKDPEQYQEVIVRVAGYSAHFVDISRKTQDNIIQRTIQGLG